From the genome of Blautia pseudococcoides, one region includes:
- the acsB gene encoding acetyl-CoA decarbonylase/synthase complex subunit alpha/beta: protein MTLFETVFSGNDAVYGLTEGAINAAIEQHGADKAVSFPNTAYCLPCYYAVTGVKVKTLGELKEALGVVKTLMTRELRLNDVFMSGVATALCAEFIEVLKYIDGAEPYTEPCYGHLADAVIRELGVPLVTGDIPGVAVILGSAPTKEEAVALVKSYQAQGILVTLVGGVIDQVAEAGMKTGANLRVIPLGKDVTSVIHVVSVALRAALIFGNVTPGDAANLMKYTFERVPAFVNAFAPLDDVIVACGAGAIALGFPVITNQEGVSTVPKSLILQPDVAKFNATSLEARDIKIKITNIDIPVAFASAFEGEIIRRGDMQVEFDGSRVDCAELVQSAEATEIEDHKITVIGPEADEMELGSKNSIAYVVKVAGKNMQSDFEPVIERKFHNYINCIEGVYHTGQRDMQRIRISKDAFNAGFRLKHIGEVLYASVKNEFDAVVDKCEVVIYTDPAECKRIRHEVAIPTFNKRDDRLKSLTDESVEVYYSCILCQAFSPSHVCVVTPERLGLCGAVSWLDAKATNELDPNGPCQVITKEKCIDERIGEYEDVNEAVRKFSQGALEEVSLYSIMEKPMTSCGCFECICGIEPFSNGVVITNREYAGMTPLGMTFPELASMTGGGVQTPGFMGHGKHFIGSKKFMKAEGGIERIVWMPKELKEFVAERLNNTAKELYGIDNFTDMVGDETIATDPEELVAFLTEKGHPALGLDPMM, encoded by the coding sequence TTGACATTATTTGAAACCGTATTTAGTGGAAATGACGCTGTCTATGGATTAACAGAAGGCGCTATTAATGCTGCTATCGAACAGCATGGTGCTGACAAAGCTGTCAGCTTCCCGAACACCGCTTACTGCTTACCGTGCTACTATGCAGTGACAGGTGTGAAGGTTAAAACTTTAGGAGAATTAAAAGAAGCTTTAGGTGTTGTAAAAACTTTGATGACAAGAGAGCTGAGATTAAATGACGTATTTATGTCTGGCGTTGCAACTGCTCTCTGCGCAGAGTTTATCGAAGTTCTGAAATATATTGACGGTGCAGAACCGTACACAGAGCCCTGCTACGGACATCTGGCAGATGCTGTGATCCGTGAACTGGGTGTACCCCTTGTAACAGGTGATATCCCTGGTGTTGCTGTTATTCTGGGAAGCGCTCCTACAAAAGAGGAAGCAGTTGCCCTGGTTAAGAGCTATCAGGCACAGGGTATCCTGGTAACACTGGTTGGCGGTGTGATCGACCAGGTTGCTGAAGCCGGCATGAAGACCGGTGCAAACTTACGTGTTATCCCTCTGGGTAAAGACGTGACAAGTGTGATCCATGTAGTATCCGTTGCATTAAGAGCAGCGCTTATCTTTGGTAATGTAACACCCGGAGATGCAGCGAATCTGATGAAGTACACCTTCGAGCGTGTACCGGCATTCGTAAACGCATTTGCTCCTCTGGATGATGTGATCGTTGCCTGCGGTGCAGGTGCCATTGCACTTGGCTTCCCTGTTATCACAAACCAGGAAGGCGTATCCACAGTACCGAAGAGCTTGATCTTACAGCCGGATGTTGCTAAATTCAACGCTACATCCCTGGAAGCACGCGATATCAAGATCAAGATCACCAATATTGATATTCCGGTTGCTTTTGCATCCGCATTCGAGGGTGAGATCATCCGCCGCGGCGACATGCAGGTAGAGTTCGACGGTTCCCGTGTAGACTGTGCAGAGCTGGTTCAGTCAGCAGAGGCTACAGAGATCGAAGACCACAAGATCACCGTGATCGGACCGGAAGCAGATGAAATGGAACTGGGCAGCAAGAACAGCATTGCTTATGTTGTAAAAGTTGCAGGCAAGAACATGCAGTCTGACTTTGAGCCGGTTATCGAGCGTAAATTCCATAACTACATCAACTGTATCGAAGGTGTATACCACACAGGACAGCGTGATATGCAGCGTATCCGTATCAGCAAGGATGCATTCAATGCAGGCTTCCGCCTGAAACATATCGGTGAGGTTCTGTACGCATCTGTTAAGAATGAATTTGATGCCGTTGTTGATAAATGTGAAGTTGTTATCTACACAGATCCTGCAGAGTGTAAGAGAATCCGTCACGAAGTGGCAATCCCTACATTCAACAAACGTGATGACCGTCTGAAATCCCTGACAGATGAGTCTGTAGAAGTATACTACAGCTGTATCCTGTGCCAGGCATTCTCCCCGTCTCATGTATGTGTGGTAACACCGGAACGTCTGGGCCTGTGCGGTGCCGTTTCATGGCTGGATGCAAAGGCAACCAACGAGCTGGATCCCAACGGACCATGCCAGGTTATCACAAAAGAGAAATGTATTGATGAGAGAATCGGTGAGTACGAGGACGTAAACGAAGCCGTACGCAAATTCTCCCAGGGTGCTCTGGAAGAGGTATCTCTGTATTCCATCATGGAAAAACCGATGACAAGCTGCGGATGCTTTGAGTGTATCTGTGGTATCGAGCCATTCTCCAATGGTGTAGTTATTACAAACCGTGAGTATGCAGGTATGACACCACTTGGAATGACCTTCCCGGAACTGGCTTCCATGACAGGCGGCGGTGTGCAGACACCAGGCTTCATGGGACATGGAAAACACTTCATCGGTTCTAAGAAGTTCATGAAGGCAGAGGGCGGTATCGAGAGAATCGTTTGGATGCCGAAAGAGCTGAAAGAATTTGTTGCTGAGAGACTGAATAATACAGCAAAAGAATTATACGGTATCGACAACTTCACAGACATGGTTGGTGACGAGACTATTGCAACAGATCCGGAAGAATTAGTTGCATTCTTAACAGAAAAAGGACATCCGGCTCTGGGTCTGGATCCAATGATGTAA
- the acsD gene encoding acetyl-CoA decarbonylase/synthase complex subunit delta encodes MPFNQKPQKFNANINTVEIGCGDKAIKLGGECTFPFYSFDAPTENAPKVGVEISDMGLTNVPGIQEYYAGAATMAEIAKKAEAMEGADFVCLRLEGGDPNGADKSIDELIAVVKEVGEAVSCPLVVEGCKNVEKDSELLPKVAEALQGKNVLVLSAREEDYKAVGAAAGLAYNQKVGAESAVDINLAKQLNVVTTQLGVKAQDIVMNVGSAAVGYGFEYVVSTMDRIKGAALSQNDNMLQMPIITPVADETWGVKEAMASEEDMPEWGPLEERGISMEVQTAAAVLASGSDAVILRHPKSVATISKMIKELV; translated from the coding sequence ATGCCGTTTAATCAAAAACCACAGAAATTCAATGCAAACATAAACACAGTTGAAATTGGCTGCGGGGACAAAGCAATCAAATTAGGAGGGGAATGTACATTTCCTTTCTATTCCTTTGATGCTCCCACGGAAAATGCACCAAAAGTAGGCGTGGAAATTTCCGATATGGGACTTACCAATGTTCCGGGAATCCAGGAATATTATGCAGGTGCTGCCACAATGGCCGAGATCGCAAAAAAAGCGGAAGCAATGGAAGGTGCGGACTTCGTATGCTTACGTCTTGAAGGCGGGGATCCGAACGGCGCAGACAAATCTATTGATGAACTGATCGCAGTTGTCAAAGAAGTCGGCGAAGCTGTTTCCTGTCCTTTAGTTGTTGAAGGATGCAAGAATGTGGAAAAAGATTCTGAATTACTGCCGAAAGTGGCAGAAGCACTTCAGGGCAAAAATGTTTTAGTCCTTTCTGCAAGAGAAGAAGATTACAAAGCAGTTGGTGCAGCAGCAGGCCTTGCTTACAATCAGAAGGTTGGAGCAGAATCCGCAGTGGATATCAACCTGGCAAAACAGCTTAACGTTGTTACAACTCAGTTAGGCGTAAAAGCTCAGGATATCGTAATGAACGTTGGTTCTGCAGCAGTAGGCTATGGTTTTGAGTACGTGGTATCCACAATGGACCGTATTAAAGGTGCAGCTCTTTCCCAGAATGATAACATGTTACAGATGCCGATCATCACTCCGGTTGCCGATGAGACATGGGGAGTAAAAGAGGCTATGGCTTCTGAGGAAGATATGCCGGAATGGGGACCGCTGGAAGAGAGAGGTATCAGTATGGAAGTACAGACAGCAGCAGCAGTTTTAGCTTCCGGTTCTGACGCTGTCATTCTGAGACATCCCAAATCTGTTGCAACAATCTCAAAAATGATTAAAGAATTAGTGTAA
- the acsC gene encoding acetyl-CoA decarbonylase/synthase complex subunit gamma, with product MGLSGIQIFKLTPKKNCKECGCPTCMAFSMKVAQGALEISKCPHMSEDALAQLSEATAPPMKTIKVGSGDNEFTLGGETVLFRHEKTFVSKTRYAVSLCTCMDDAAIDAKLAAIPKVDYERISERMFVEMIYVNYEDGADKDRYVEIVKKAAALGRTLVLGCKDIEAAKAALAVCKDGKPVLNGADASNYADMSAVATEAGVVLGVTGADLNELYDTVAALEKAGNKNLILDVGTKSIKEAYGNAVQIRRAALKDQDRTFGYPTLVNLSVLAHGDRNLQQALASMFTMKYGSIVVMEQLEYAEALPLFGLRQNVFTDPQKPMKVEPGIYALNGADENSLCLTTVDFALTYFVVSGELERSGVPCNLIISDAGGLSVLTAWAAGKLSSTSVSKYIQENVEDKVKCRKLIIPGKVAVLKGDIEAKLPGWEVIVAPLEAVQLVKFLKDLTA from the coding sequence ATGGGATTATCAGGTATTCAAATTTTTAAACTGACACCAAAAAAGAACTGTAAAGAGTGCGGCTGCCCAACATGTATGGCTTTCTCCATGAAAGTGGCTCAGGGTGCTCTGGAAATTTCCAAATGCCCGCATATGTCTGAGGATGCTCTGGCTCAGTTATCTGAGGCAACAGCTCCGCCGATGAAGACGATCAAAGTCGGAAGCGGTGACAATGAATTTACTTTAGGCGGCGAGACTGTTTTATTCAGACATGAAAAAACTTTCGTAAGCAAAACAAGATATGCAGTTTCCCTGTGCACATGTATGGATGATGCTGCGATCGACGCTAAACTGGCAGCAATTCCGAAGGTAGACTACGAGCGTATCAGCGAGAGAATGTTCGTTGAAATGATTTACGTGAACTACGAAGACGGCGCTGACAAAGACAGATACGTTGAAATCGTAAAGAAAGCAGCAGCTCTTGGAAGAACTTTAGTTCTGGGCTGCAAAGATATCGAAGCTGCAAAAGCAGCTCTGGCTGTTTGCAAAGACGGCAAACCGGTATTAAACGGTGCGGATGCTTCTAACTACGCTGACATGAGCGCAGTTGCAACAGAGGCAGGTGTTGTACTTGGCGTTACAGGTGCTGACCTGAATGAGTTATATGATACAGTTGCAGCTCTGGAAAAAGCAGGCAATAAGAATCTGATTCTGGATGTTGGAACGAAATCCATCAAAGAAGCTTACGGCAATGCTGTACAGATCCGCCGCGCAGCTTTAAAAGATCAGGACAGAACCTTTGGTTATCCTACACTGGTAAACCTGTCAGTTCTGGCACATGGCGACAGAAACCTGCAGCAGGCACTGGCTTCCATGTTCACAATGAAATATGGTTCCATTGTGGTTATGGAGCAGCTTGAGTACGCAGAAGCTCTGCCGTTATTCGGTCTTAGACAGAACGTATTTACAGACCCGCAGAAACCAATGAAAGTGGAACCGGGTATTTATGCTTTAAATGGTGCAGACGAGAATTCTCTGTGTCTGACAACCGTAGACTTTGCTCTTACATATTTCGTGGTATCCGGAGAGCTGGAGCGTTCCGGTGTGCCATGTAACCTGATCATCAGTGATGCAGGCGGACTTTCTGTATTGACCGCTTGGGCTGCAGGCAAATTATCTTCCACTTCTGTATCCAAATATATTCAGGAAAATGTAGAAGATAAAGTGAAATGCAGAAAACTGATCATTCCGGGTAAAGTTGCCGTATTAAAGGGTGATATCGAAGCAAAACTTCCGGGTTGGGAAGTGATCGTTGCTCCGTTGGAAGCAGTTCAGTTAGTAAAATTCTTAAAAGACCTGACTGCATAA
- the acsE gene encoding carbon monoxide dehydrogenase/acetyl-CoA synthase methytransferase subunit has translation MAKFVTIGERIHCISPSIRKAMAERDPEPILKRAKEQLEAGATYLDVNIGPAENDGEDLMKWAVQLIQSNFDNVPLALDTANKKAIEAGISVYNRSKGKPIVNSADAGGRIENIDLAAANDAIVIALCSAEGIAADNDERMMHCQNMLERGMMLGMEPTDLWFDPLFLVVKGMQDKQMEVLEAIKMFSDMGLNSTGGLSNNSNGMPKHIRPIMDSAMVAMCMMQGLTSAIVNPCDLRLMETIKSCDVFKNNTLYADSYLEI, from the coding sequence ATGGCAAAGTTTGTTACAATTGGTGAGAGAATTCACTGTATATCCCCGTCTATCCGCAAAGCGATGGCAGAGCGTGATCCGGAACCAATCTTAAAACGCGCAAAAGAGCAGTTAGAGGCTGGTGCTACATATTTGGACGTAAACATCGGACCGGCTGAGAACGACGGAGAAGATTTAATGAAATGGGCGGTTCAGCTGATCCAGTCCAACTTCGACAATGTTCCTCTGGCACTGGATACTGCCAACAAAAAAGCAATCGAGGCAGGTATCTCTGTATACAACAGAAGCAAAGGAAAACCGATTGTAAACTCTGCTGATGCAGGCGGAAGAATCGAGAATATCGACCTGGCTGCAGCAAATGATGCTATCGTAATCGCTCTTTGCTCTGCAGAAGGTATTGCAGCAGACAACGATGAGCGTATGATGCACTGCCAGAACATGCTGGAAAGAGGTATGATGCTGGGGATGGAGCCTACAGACCTGTGGTTTGACCCGTTATTCCTGGTTGTAAAAGGAATGCAGGACAAACAGATGGAAGTTCTGGAAGCGATCAAAATGTTCAGCGATATGGGACTGAATTCCACAGGCGGTCTGTCAAATAACTCTAACGGTATGCCGAAACATATCCGTCCGATCATGGATTCCGCAATGGTTGCAATGTGCATGATGCAGGGATTAACCTCCGCTATCGTAAATCCATGTGATTTAAGACTGATGGAAACAATTAAATCCTGTGATGTTTTCAAAAACAACACATTATACGCTGACTCTTACCTGGAAATTTAA
- the acsV gene encoding corrinoid activation/regeneration protein AcsV, producing MFKVTFMFENGEDVTTFAQEGEILLEVARKTNVAIDAPCSGNASCGKCKVKLVTGEMNSPKTRHISNEEYAEGWRLACVSKLTGDVEVQVPDIASAYRSRMKVADLSSKEEIAIFEQAKSDVEAAGIVLKNSLDIIHVTMDEPSLDDTMPDNERLMRAIKRETGVERVRLPYSALRKISVVFRENHFDVKCIVRRTEDDIFVYDVYGRDEKVVIGGLAVDIGTTTVSALLINMQTGEILGKASAGNGQIRYGADVINRIIESMKPGGSVKLQRAVVEETINPMIEQMCRSCGFRPLHIYRMCIASNTTMNHLLTGMNGDPIRMEPYIPTFYKTNSLFASDIGIRVNPDAHIILAPNIGSYVGGDITAGTLVSMLWNRPEFSLFIDLGTNGELVFGNSDFMMSCACSAGPAFEGGDISCGMRATDGAIEACTIDAETMEPSFSVIGDQGEKPIGLCGSGIIDVISELFRTGIINPKGKFIREGKRVRHDEYGMGSYVLAFEEESGSVKEVEINEVDIDNFIRAKGAIFSAIRTMLLSLDFDISMIDDVYVAGGIGSGINMQNAVRIGMFPDIPLEKFHYIGNSSLSGAYTMLLSKEAEQKCYEIASNMTYLELSAVPSYMDEFVACCFIPHTDTSLFPSVTEE from the coding sequence ATGTTCAAAGTGACTTTTATGTTTGAAAATGGCGAAGACGTCACAACTTTCGCCCAGGAAGGAGAAATCCTTTTAGAAGTAGCGAGAAAAACGAATGTGGCTATTGATGCCCCCTGTTCCGGCAATGCCTCCTGCGGTAAATGCAAAGTAAAACTGGTGACAGGTGAAATGAATTCTCCAAAGACCCGCCATATCTCCAATGAAGAGTATGCAGAGGGCTGGAGACTGGCATGTGTGAGCAAGCTGACAGGTGATGTGGAGGTACAGGTACCCGACATTGCATCCGCTTACAGAAGCCGGATGAAAGTCGCAGATTTGAGTTCCAAGGAGGAGATTGCCATATTTGAACAGGCAAAATCCGATGTGGAAGCAGCAGGAATTGTCTTGAAAAATAGTCTGGATATTATCCATGTGACCATGGATGAACCGTCTCTGGATGACACCATGCCGGATAATGAGCGTCTGATGCGGGCAATCAAAAGAGAGACCGGTGTGGAAAGGGTGCGTCTGCCTTATTCTGCACTTAGGAAAATATCTGTTGTTTTCCGTGAGAATCATTTTGATGTAAAATGCATTGTGCGCAGAACAGAAGATGATATTTTCGTGTATGACGTCTATGGCAGAGATGAAAAAGTAGTCATCGGCGGTTTGGCTGTTGATATTGGTACAACTACGGTGTCTGCACTGCTGATCAATATGCAGACAGGTGAGATTCTGGGAAAAGCATCAGCCGGAAATGGTCAGATTCGTTATGGTGCGGATGTTATCAATCGTATTATTGAATCTATGAAACCGGGTGGTAGCGTGAAACTGCAGCGTGCAGTGGTGGAGGAAACCATCAATCCAATGATTGAGCAGATGTGCCGGTCCTGTGGATTTAGACCTCTGCATATTTACCGTATGTGTATTGCGTCTAATACTACTATGAACCATCTGCTGACAGGAATGAATGGGGATCCGATCCGTATGGAGCCATATATTCCTACATTTTATAAAACAAATTCACTTTTTGCCTCTGATATTGGAATCAGGGTAAATCCGGATGCCCATATTATACTGGCGCCTAATATTGGAAGTTATGTGGGTGGAGATATCACAGCAGGTACGTTGGTCAGTATGCTGTGGAATCGTCCTGAATTTTCCCTGTTTATTGATTTAGGTACAAATGGCGAGCTTGTATTTGGCAATTCAGACTTTATGATGAGTTGTGCCTGCTCTGCAGGGCCTGCCTTTGAAGGCGGGGATATCAGCTGCGGTATGCGCGCCACGGACGGCGCTATCGAGGCCTGTACCATTGATGCAGAAACCATGGAACCCAGTTTTTCTGTCATAGGGGATCAGGGTGAGAAACCGATCGGTCTCTGCGGTTCCGGTATCATTGATGTGATCAGCGAATTATTCCGTACCGGTATCATTAATCCGAAAGGAAAGTTTATCCGGGAGGGGAAACGTGTCCGCCATGATGAGTATGGCATGGGCAGCTATGTGCTCGCCTTCGAGGAGGAGTCGGGCAGTGTCAAGGAAGTGGAGATCAATGAGGTGGATATTGATAATTTCATACGGGCTAAAGGTGCTATTTTCTCAGCTATCCGTACCATGCTGTTATCCCTTGATTTTGATATTTCCATGATTGATGATGTCTATGTGGCCGGAGGAATAGGCAGCGGCATCAATATGCAGAATGCCGTGAGAATTGGAATGTTCCCGGATATTCCTTTGGAGAAATTCCATTATATCGGAAACTCTTCTCTGTCCGGTGCATATACAATGCTCCTTTCAAAAGAAGCAGAGCAGAAGTGTTATGAAATCGCATCCAATATGACATACCTGGAGCTTTCCGCTGTACCCAGTTATATGGATGAATTTGTAGCATGTTGTTTTATACCACATACGGATACGTCTTTGTTTCCGTCTGTAACAGAAGAATAG
- a CDS encoding DUF3786 domain-containing protein: MNFEYAKDSKEQRPYEHYLNAYREMDPKEISGRTGIPYDEEKGLFTVKLMGSTYQVSFPDYEIHHVEDWAKVYPLEEAMNAKILIVRFLTERSAAPASGKFVTYHDVPWGEVYFRQFQGRCLFRLAFGYGNKLPVFRKIMEHLGAKKCSEGDCSYELEFMDNLYVKFILWEGDDEFQPSAQILFSDNFAVSFAAEDLAVVGDISINMMKALEKKLS; the protein is encoded by the coding sequence ATGAATTTTGAATACGCAAAGGACAGTAAAGAGCAGCGTCCTTATGAGCATTATCTGAACGCATACAGAGAGATGGACCCGAAAGAAATCAGCGGGCGGACCGGAATTCCTTATGATGAGGAAAAGGGGCTTTTTACCGTGAAATTGATGGGAAGTACATACCAGGTATCTTTTCCGGATTATGAAATTCATCACGTGGAGGATTGGGCCAAAGTATATCCTCTGGAGGAAGCCATGAACGCTAAAATTCTCATTGTCCGTTTTTTGACAGAGAGAAGTGCAGCACCAGCATCAGGAAAATTTGTGACCTATCATGATGTTCCCTGGGGTGAGGTATACTTCCGGCAGTTTCAGGGCAGGTGCCTGTTCCGTCTGGCATTTGGCTATGGAAATAAGCTGCCTGTGTTCCGGAAGATTATGGAGCACTTGGGAGCAAAAAAATGTTCAGAGGGAGACTGTTCCTATGAATTGGAATTTATGGACAATTTGTATGTGAAATTTATCTTGTGGGAAGGGGATGACGAATTCCAGCCTTCTGCACAGATATTATTTTCTGATAATTTTGCCGTCTCATTTGCCGCGGAGGATTTGGCGGTTGTGGGCGATATCAGCATTAACATGATGAAAGCATTGGAAAAAAAGTTGTCTTAA
- a CDS encoding folate family ECF transporter S component — MKEDLYLMKKVNNVKVLAFTGVLVAMSIILTRVVAIPIGTSIRLTVGQTPVYLCGFWFGPLVGGICGFLSDFLGAILQGYAPNPMISVTAVLAGVLPGLFRHFYAKKLEIWHVLAVIVVHGIVGSLGFTCLGLHMYYGTPWAVLYAQRLVQTPLLATLNTVLVFFLYKSPLTAMVNKSTMLKNGSVNVSDHAK; from the coding sequence ATGAAGGAGGATTTATATCTGATGAAAAAAGTGAATAATGTGAAAGTTTTGGCATTTACGGGTGTTCTGGTGGCAATGAGTATTATCCTGACCAGGGTAGTTGCGATTCCCATTGGTACCAGTATTCGGCTTACCGTAGGTCAGACTCCGGTATACCTCTGCGGCTTTTGGTTTGGCCCTTTGGTTGGGGGAATCTGCGGCTTTTTATCTGATTTCCTTGGGGCGATTCTTCAGGGTTATGCGCCAAATCCCATGATTTCTGTCACTGCTGTTCTGGCTGGCGTGCTGCCGGGACTGTTTCGGCATTTTTATGCAAAGAAACTGGAAATCTGGCATGTACTTGCAGTGATTGTAGTTCATGGAATCGTAGGTTCTCTTGGATTTACATGTCTGGGACTTCATATGTACTACGGAACACCGTGGGCTGTTTTGTATGCCCAGAGACTGGTTCAGACGCCTCTTCTGGCAACTCTGAATACGGTGCTGGTGTTCTTCCTCTACAAGAGCCCTTTGACTGCTATGGTAAATAAGAGCACTATGCTGAAAAATGGGTCTGTAAATGTATCTGACCACGCAAAATAA
- a CDS encoding cyclodeaminase/cyclohydrolase family protein, with protein sequence MGFSTVPCNEFVEVLASKAPVPGGGGASALVAAVGTALGNMVGSLTVGKKKYAEVEDEMWELKKKCDALQKDFLRLIERDAEVFEPLSKAYGMPRATEEEKAEKARVMEIVLKDACSVPMEIMEKCCEAIEVIVEFAAKGSTLAISDAGVGAAFCKAALKGASLNVYINTKSMADKAYAEELNKKADAMLEKYTKIADETFDSVLSRLK encoded by the coding sequence ATGGGATTTTCAACTGTACCATGTAATGAATTTGTGGAAGTATTAGCATCAAAAGCACCGGTTCCGGGCGGCGGCGGAGCATCTGCTCTGGTTGCCGCAGTGGGAACAGCCCTGGGTAATATGGTGGGCAGCCTGACTGTGGGCAAGAAGAAATACGCAGAAGTAGAAGACGAGATGTGGGAGCTGAAGAAGAAATGTGATGCTCTGCAGAAAGATTTCTTACGTCTGATTGAGAGAGATGCAGAAGTATTTGAACCCCTGTCAAAAGCCTATGGTATGCCTCGTGCAACCGAGGAAGAGAAAGCGGAAAAAGCCAGAGTGATGGAAATCGTTCTGAAAGACGCCTGCTCTGTACCCATGGAAATAATGGAAAAGTGCTGTGAAGCCATTGAAGTGATCGTAGAATTTGCAGCAAAAGGTTCCACACTGGCCATCAGTGATGCAGGTGTAGGAGCAGCATTCTGCAAAGCAGCGCTGAAAGGTGCCAGCCTGAATGTATATATCAACACAAAATCCATGGCTGATAAAGCTTATGCGGAAGAGCTGAATAAAAAGGCTGACGCGATGTTGGAGAAGTATACAAAAATCGCTGATGAGACCTTTGACAGTGTACTTTCCAGACTGAAATAA
- a CDS encoding bifunctional 5,10-methylenetetrahydrofolate dehydrogenase/5,10-methenyltetrahydrofolate cyclohydrolase — MAKRLLGKEVTAALNERIKADVAALEEKGVKPTLCIIRVGENESDISYERGATKRCETLGVACEKILLPADVSQDELLAAIDKVNKDDKVHGVLLFRPLPKHLDQSVIENALDPAKDVDCMTDGSMSGVFTGKNVGFPPCTPQACMEILDHYGIDCTGKKAVVVGRSLVVGKPAAMMLIKKNATVTICHTRTVDMPSVVREADIVIVAAGRAGVIDDTYLSAGQTVIDVGINVNAEGKLCGDVDFEKAEPVVDAITPVPGGVGSVTTSVLVGHVVEAAKRKFA; from the coding sequence ATGGCGAAAAGATTACTGGGTAAGGAAGTAACAGCAGCATTAAATGAGAGAATCAAAGCGGATGTGGCAGCACTGGAGGAGAAAGGCGTAAAACCGACTCTTTGCATTATCCGTGTGGGTGAAAATGAAAGCGATATCTCCTATGAGAGAGGCGCAACCAAGCGCTGTGAAACACTGGGTGTTGCATGTGAGAAAATTCTGCTTCCGGCAGATGTAAGTCAGGATGAGCTTTTGGCAGCCATTGATAAAGTGAATAAAGATGACAAGGTTCATGGTGTTCTCTTATTCCGTCCGCTGCCAAAACACCTGGATCAGTCAGTGATTGAAAACGCACTGGATCCGGCCAAAGATGTTGACTGTATGACAGATGGCTCCATGTCAGGCGTATTTACAGGAAAGAATGTAGGTTTCCCGCCATGTACACCCCAGGCATGTATGGAGATTCTGGATCATTACGGAATTGACTGTACAGGTAAAAAAGCAGTAGTTGTGGGACGAAGCCTGGTAGTAGGTAAACCGGCAGCTATGATGCTGATCAAGAAAAATGCAACTGTTACAATCTGCCATACCAGAACTGTGGATATGCCTTCTGTAGTAAGAGAGGCAGATATCGTTATCGTTGCGGCAGGCCGTGCCGGCGTTATTGATGATACTTATTTAAGCGCAGGTCAGACCGTAATCGACGTTGGAATCAACGTAAATGCAGAAGGTAAACTCTGCGGAGATGTTGATTTTGAGAAGGCAGAGCCTGTTGTAGATGCCATCACACCGGTTCCGGGTGGTGTTGGAAGTGTAACAACTTCCGTTCTGGTTGGACATGTAGTGGAAGCTGCAAAACGCAAATTTGCATAA
- a CDS encoding TIGR03915 family putative DNA repair protein — translation MVIFTCQDTFESMMTCIYDAWSARLGHSNIKLRTEPIWSPELFCDYRHIDPDEEKVQKVIRSIQQKISEKSYHDIYRAAMSDHPHKLDIIYRYMILGFVYKEKTSQMLGDPAVSALFELNRKVANEAHLFREFVRFSRLKNQILLSIIEPKCNVLTILAPNFEDRMPSEHWMIVDKTRMLSVVHPADSDYFLTPVSPEELSYMEASKDRFDPYVGLWKSFFQTIGIEQRKNPRCQRNMLPIWYRKHMPEFQQ, via the coding sequence ATGGTAATATTCACCTGCCAAGACACCTTTGAATCCATGATGACCTGCATCTACGACGCCTGGTCCGCCCGTCTGGGCCACAGCAACATAAAACTCCGGACCGAACCCATCTGGTCCCCGGAACTTTTCTGTGACTACCGCCACATAGACCCCGATGAAGAAAAAGTCCAAAAAGTGATCCGTTCCATCCAGCAGAAAATCTCCGAAAAATCCTACCATGACATCTACCGTGCCGCCATGTCCGACCATCCCCACAAGCTGGACATCATCTACCGTTACATGATCCTGGGCTTTGTTTACAAAGAAAAAACTTCCCAGATGCTGGGGGATCCCGCCGTTTCCGCCCTCTTTGAACTAAACCGCAAAGTAGCCAATGAAGCACACCTGTTTCGGGAATTCGTCCGTTTCTCCCGGCTGAAAAACCAGATTCTGCTGTCCATTATTGAACCCAAATGTAATGTTCTAACCATCCTTGCCCCCAACTTTGAAGACCGTATGCCCTCAGAGCACTGGATGATCGTGGACAAAACGCGGATGCTGTCTGTTGTACATCCTGCCGACAGTGACTACTTCCTAACCCCCGTATCACCTGAAGAACTCTCCTACATGGAAGCCTCAAAAGACCGCTTCGACCCATATGTTGGCCTCTGGAAATCCTTTTTTCAGACGATTGGCATCGAACAACGCAAAAATCCCCGCTGCCAGCGCAATATGCTCCCTATCTGGTACCGAAAACATATGCCTGAATTCCAACAATAG